A DNA window from Alligator mississippiensis isolate rAllMis1 chromosome 11, rAllMis1, whole genome shotgun sequence contains the following coding sequences:
- the LOC132243789 gene encoding maestro heat-like repeat-containing protein family member 2B — MSSCQVLGITILNKDLDLKLTLIRSVTEISRAIQDADGSQSFQFTYKEELLGYMLDFIKEEPMDSLASPVRLTAMLAIKHLSKVKPSLNRDANRSLLETCLRCLVPLPAVQHLRQEGETAQDSLQIQPALGLAVTPDLPKWVWGL; from the exons ATGAGCAGCTGCCAG GTGCTTGGCATCACCATCCTCAATAAG GACCTGGACTTAAAGCTGACCCTCATCCGGTCAGTCACTGAGATCAGCCGTGCCATCCAGGACGCTGACGGCTCCCAGAGCTTCCAGTTCACGTAcaaagaggagctgctggggtacatgctg GACTTCATAAAAGAGGAACCGATGGATTCCCTGGCCTCTCCTGTTCGCCTCACGGCCATGCTTGCCATTAAGCACCTGAG CAAGGTGAAACCCTCCCTGAATCGGGATGCAAACAGAAGCCTGCTTGAAACCTGCCTCAGGTGCCTGGTAcctctcccagctgtgcagcacctgagaCAGGAGGGGGAGACAGCTCAGGACTCGTTGCAAATACAG ccggccctgggcctggcagtcacCCCCGACCTCCCCAAATGGGTCTGGGGTTTGTGA
- the LOC132243790 gene encoding maestro heat-like repeat-containing protein family member 2B, producing the protein MLSTAEQTQAHFIQVFLLLSQLQEPFRKTGFLLGLLAPYTCASLGTSRLWAADCIACLLPIQDQSMGMDAAEEELRGIREELKASTPEVVLAASSRMAKVLGKYFPSSQTHEFMETLLNGMLRASPTCATAGGHWLLRIIEEHGEALLEEVKLKLRRISAFASCFSNAAFIRCGQ; encoded by the exons ATGCTGTCTACTGCAGA GCAGACCCAGGCACATTTCATTcaggtctttctcctcctttctcagCTGCAAGAGCCCTTCAGGAAAACCGggttcctgctggggctgctggcgcCCTACACCTGCGCCTCTCTGGGCACATCCCGGCTGTGGGCTGCTGACTGCattgcctgcctcctccccatacAAG ATCAGTCCATGGGCATGGATGCAGCGGAGGAGgagctgaggggtatcagggaggagCTGAAAGCCTCCACCCCTGAGGTTGTGCTTGCAGCATCCTCCCGCATGGCCAAG GTccttggaaaatattttccatcaagCCAGACCCATGAGTTTATGGAGACCCTGCTGAATGGCATGCTGAGAGCCAGCCCCACATGTGCCACAGCAGGAGGACATTGGCTCCTCAGAATCATCGAGGAGCATGGAgaggccctgctggaggaggtAAAGTTGAAGCTGAGGAGGATTTCTGCATTTGCTTCATGCTTTTCAAATGCTGCTTTCATACGATGTGGACAGTGA